Sequence from the Bubalus kerabau isolate K-KA32 ecotype Philippines breed swamp buffalo chromosome 17, PCC_UOA_SB_1v2, whole genome shotgun sequence genome:
GttgtattgttaaaatgtccaactgttacatatatatatatggatattgttatactatccaaagcaatctactgATTCAATGCAATCACTATCAAAAATCCAAAGGCATATttaacagaactagaacaaataattctaaaatttgtatagaaccacaaaagatcccaaataaccaaaacaatcttgagataaaagaacaaagctagaccTCCAGCATGaaatcatgctccctgatttcaatTATAGTAtgaagttacagtaatcaaaacagtattagcggcacaaaaacagacacacagatcaatgaaacaacaCCTTCTAAGATCAAGCCTTGGAGGAGGAATAAGGATGCAGGTGGCTTTCAAATCATAGAGTTGGAGGTGACAGACAGATAGCAAAGTGCATATTTCCATTAAAATGGTGGTATGTGGGTGGGTATGGAGCATAGGGAAAATGTCCAGGTAAAAGGCAGTTCCTGGGGTCTCCTGACTATCAGTAGTGGCTACAACCCCAGAGGAGGTCATGAGACTTCAAGGAAAGGAATCTAAAGGAAGGAAACCAGGGAGAGGAGACCCTCAAGAATGCCAAGAGGGGAGACTGGGATTGGGCAAGGCAGTCAGCGAAGAGTGGGAAGGAAAGTCGGAGCACAACCAAGGTGGCAGGACCCTGACATCACAGGTAGCGATATGAGGGGCAGGAGGGGGTCAGCTGCCACTAAAGGGTCAACAAAGACCATAAAGGAGGCCCCAGATCTGAGAATGAGAAGGTAAGGACTCCAGGGCAAGAGGAGCACTTGAGCAGCCCTGCCTCTCATGCAGTGCACTCTGCACTGGCACCCACGCCACTCACAGACGATGTCGGGAGCATCGGTCAAGTTCAGGAGGTCATCGTCCTCCCGGAGCTGAGTGTACTTAAGCTGGGACCGCTGGTGCGCCGCGGACAGCACCTCTTGCAGCACCTCGATGTTGCGGAGCTTCTTGCACAGGCTGGCCTCCCTCATGGACTCCTCGTGGTGGGTAACAGCTCGGCACAGATGGGATTTCCCTGCCCACAGAAAATCAACACCACCAGTCACGTGTAACAAACTGCAACGTGAGTACTTCATGGAGAGCCTGAATGCCCAAGGATCTGCCCAGAAAGGTGGACATTCTCTTTCCTGAAGGATCTgcctggaaggcttcagtccCTCTGAAATGTGTGTGCAGTATGCTCACTTGTGTCTCTAGAACtatcattcagcaaacatttaccaAATGTTCTAGGCATTAGAGATAAAGCAAAAGCTAGCCTCTATATTCATTGAGTTTGCATGCTCAATGAATATAGAGtttgaagacagaaaaataacaaGCAAATAAATGTACAATGGGTCATGCGGCATTAAGgttctggagaaaaataaagcagaaacaaaaataataggcAGATGTAGTACTTGAGAAGATGGGGAATGAGGAGTCGCCCTTCTATGATGTGTGATCAGAAAAGACCTTTTAGGAGGTTAACTTAAGTACAGCCCTGAAGCATTCCCAGAAgagcagcaagtgcaaaggccctgggacaGGAGCATGCCTGAATGTTTAAGGACAACAAGGGGCTTGGAAGTTTCGCTGGGGAGAGTGAAGGCTGCAGAGAAGGATGGAGAATGAGGCCAGAGAGGAACAGGAGCCTGACCATGTCCAACCTCAAAAGCGCAGGTGAAGACTCCTATCCTTCTCTGGGTGAGATGAGAGCACGAGGGCTCCTGGTAAAAAGCTGGgcaagctgtgtgacctctctGGACTGCTCTCTCCCCAAATGAAAACTGGGGATCATACCACATCTATGTCATAGGGCTGGGTGAGGTTTAAGTGAGTTAATGCCTATTAAGCAGGCACCACGTAAGCATGGCTTAGACCAGGGTGGTAGGTAAGAAGTGATCAGATTTGGGATATTTTTCTAGGTAGAGTCAACAAAATTTGCTAATCAAAGATGGGTGAGAAAGCAAGATGAAGGTAAAGAGTGAGTCCTAGGTTTCTGGCCTGCAAACCTAGAAAGATGGAGTCACCATCACTGAGATGGGGAAAGTGCGTGTGTGGGATGGGGGGCAAGTTTGAGTGGTGGAGGAACTCAGATTTGGACACAGAAAACTTGCTCTGAGATCTGTTAGAGACCAAACTAGGACAGTTCATTATCAGTTCCTAAGTGTGGCCTACGAAATGCGTGCTTCCAGAATAGGATGACCAAGGACCAtcccctggaccactagggagcTGGAAGACTGCCAAAGCTCTGGCTCCACTGTGGGAGGGCTGGGTGCACACAGAACCCATGAGAACACAGCTCTGGAAGCCCGCTGAGGCTAGAGGACTATGCCTCCTGGTTTCTGAATCCAGAGTGGCCACAATGACTCAGAAGACCTactccccaggccctgccctggcaACCTGTCTGGGGGTGTCAGTTAGTGGGAGCAGCCGGATGGGTCAGATGGGACACAAGGGAGGAAGGGAGCAGGAGAGCCAGCACGCACCCAGTAGCTGGCGCTGATGCACATTCTTCAGGGTGGCCAAGGGAGTCAGTCCCTCTGGCATGTGGCTGTAGAGCTGGGACAGGCACTTCTCCTGGTGGTCCTCATCTTCACCAGGCTTCACTGCAACAGGAACCGCAAGATAGATCCTTTCTCATAGCTGTGGTGTAGCCTTTATACATGGCTCCACAGACCCACTGAAATCCCGCTTTCAACTACATCCCCAGCTTAACAAGGCACTTGGGATAATAGGTCTCCTTTCCAGCCCTAGCCACACCCAGGCAATCCAACCCAAGGTCTTTGTGCAGGGGGGCCAATCCCACTCTAGGGGCTCATGATTTGGCTCCGAGCCCCTGATCTCTACTTCCTCCCAGTCACCCATCTCACAAACCTCCAAGCACAGCCCTGCCTTAAACCTCTGAGGGCCTCCCTGCCTGCACCCTCCCTGGTACACGTCCATTCCTAACTTCACCAAACCACCCAGCACTACCTCAACAGCCTCCGTTCCAGGACCCAGTCAGATCCTGTTCTCACTCTAGCTGTCCTCTCCTTCCTTGTTCCACTGGAAAAGTCCCCCTCAGAGTCCCAAGTCTAACTCAGATGGCAATGCCTGCCTCGGAGGAACTTCCATGACTATACCAAGGACTCCAACCTCTGCCTCATTTGTGTTCCTACCTCAATGACTGAAGCACTGTATTTCTATTGGTTTACCCGACTAGTCCCGCTCAAAAGACTATAATTATCCCAGCAGGAGCAGCTAACACAGAGAGCGCTCCATATACAAAGCACTATATAGCTTCTCACAGAGGCACTTAGTTTTCACAACAGCTTGTGAGATAGGATCTcttcatatttctattttatagatgagaaaactgaggcacagagcagctaagtaacttgcccaagatcacctaGCTAGTAAATGACAGAGCTGAGATATGAACCCAGGCAGTCGGGCCCCAGAGGATGGCCTTTCCATTACTTGGAGGGCTGCCTTGATGAGCACGAATTGCAACAAAGTCCCTTCCCCACCTACAACCTCAGATCAGAGCCAAGACTAGGGGGAGGAGAGTGAGGCGTTCATCCTAGGCTGAAAATTTAAGCAGGTGTTCTAAACCCAGCCACCAAGGTATATATGATAGTTTAATACAATTTTCTAAGTATcaaaatgaatgcaaaaataTTCAAGATGAACATCAAATTTCCTTTGTTTCATGCTCCAATGTGGCTCAGCATACCACCGTTATTATCTgcgtcttcattttcttttattaatttgtttttgaCCACGCCacaccgcatgtgggatcttaattccctgaccaggggtcaaacccgtgcttcgtgaagtggaagcatggagtcttaaccactggactgccagggaagtcccaaccagTGTCTTCATTTAAAGTTTTACGGTGtcttcttttaaagttttaatcaCCGTGGATTTTTGCCTCAGTTTTGATTCATCTACAATTACATGTTAAAACATTATCTCAATTACTGAATTCACGGGCATCCCCTTAGATTTTGTGTTTGAGGTGAGTATCTCCCTGATCTAGCCCTGGTCCTAGATTCCAGGCGAAATATCTCCATGAAGCTGTCAGCTCCACCCCAGGCAGGAGAAATGctaccccctccccctcccacagcAGGACCACATCACCCCTCATCTCACCCTGTGTGACAGCTGCCTGGGCCCACGTGCaacccccaccctctgcccccagGCTGCTGAGCATCTCTCAGGCAAGCAGAAAGCTCTCGCTCAGCTCAGTGTCACCCAGAGGCAGCAAGCCTGCAACCCTGACCAAAGCCCGGAGCCCCAGGCCGCCCAGCCTTACGCTGGTGGTCGATGAGCAGGGTGGCTGTGAAGTAGTGGGCCAGGGCTTCATAGTGGTGGGCCTTCACGCAGGCCAAGCTGGCCCAGGAGTATGGGATGTTCTCCTTCACCGGCTCCTGGTTCATGGCCGTGTGCAGCTGCCGATAGACCTCTCCCACCTAGAACGGAAGGAACACTGGGAGTGGGGAGCCTGGCACAGGGGCCCTCACGTATCCGGGCTGCAGAAAAAGAGCCCTTTCTTCTCTGTGCGGCCCCTGCCAGAGGCCGCTCCGCAATCTGGGAGCTCTTCCAAGGGCTCCCAGCGTTGCCAGTGTCAGACTTAACAGGGAGACTGGGCCACCATCATTATGCTGGTCTTTAGGCTCAGCTGCAGATGGAATCAGTGATCCGTATCTGAAACACTGACTTGCCAACAAAACGaaagccagtgctctggccaGCCAGGGCGGGCAGGCTGCCCAGGTCACAGGCAAGCTGCCGTGGGAAGCCCTTGCTCTCTCCAGTGGGCCCCCACCAACGCACCCTGCTTGCCCCAGAAGTCAGGGGAAACAGCAAGGCTTACCTTGGCCGCTTCCTGAGCCACCTTCACCAGGAGGAAGAACTCGTTCTGGAGCCCAGGGAGGCAGACCTTCTCAAACGTGCTTTCTTGGGCTTGTGCCAGCATCATTTTGACCAGCACACTGAGCATGGCGGGGCTCATGTCGTAACTTGGAGTGTGAGTAAACGTCTCCTTCAGGTAGTTTAAAACCCCTGCAATTGGAATTGTTTTGAGCATTAGTTAGGGATATCCTGTTTATTTCACCATGCTGCTCAAGAATATAAAAAACGATGAAGCAAAAATATTAAACTAGTGTCCCAAAGCATCTTTAGTAAACTCTGATTCTCAATTACCATAaaaaccagcaattccactcctgggtataacCCCACAGAATTGAAAGCAATGGCTTAAACTGATATTTATACAAGAAtgctcatggcagcattattcctagtaaccaaaaggtagaaacaactcaaatgtccatcgacagttGAGATATGAGGATAAATCaagtgtggtatatacatacaatggagtattttcagccttgggacttccctggtggcccggtggctaagacttcatactcccagttcgatccctggtcggggaactagatcccacacgccgtaactaagatcaaagatcccttgtgctgcaactaagacctggggcagccaaataaatgaaataaatctatttttttaaaaaggcaagggcttccctggtggctcagcggtaaagcatctgcctgccaatgtaggaggcgtgggtttgatctctggcctgGGAAGGTCCCACTTGCTTATAAGCAACTAAGTCCCTGCACCGCAACGACTGagactgtgctctggagcctaggagccacaactactgagctcacatgctgcagctactgaagcctgcgggCCCTAGATCCCATGCTCTGCGgtaagagaggccactgcaatgaaaaggcGTTGCTGGGCAACCAGAGTAGCGCCGCACCCCCACGCCTGCtatccacaactggagaaaagcccacacaacaatgaagactcggcacagccaaaaataagtgaatcaatcttcaaaaaaaaagaagtcaattcTGACACATGGTACAACATGAATGAAGACATCATGCTACGTGAAGTAGGTCCATCGCCCTGAGCTGAAGTATctggaatagtcaaattcatagacacacatgggctgcagggaggagggaatggaGTTTTTGTTTAATGGGACAGACTTTCCCTTTGGGGtgataaaaaaaaagttctggagatagaCACTTGTACAACAGTGTGGCTGTACTTGATACCCTACTCCTAAAAATGGTTACAATGGTAATTTTGTTATGTATGTTTTACCAGTAAGAAGACTTCTGTTTTCCAGTTCTCTTCCAAAACATTTACATCTGTATCAAGCAAGGAAACCAGCCTGCTCCCTGTCCATTCCTGTCTCACCTGGGCCCTTGTGAGAAATTCCATATGTGACTAGGCATCTGAGGGAAGCGAAGGAAGACAGAATGACTAAAGGACTCGCAGGCGGTCATGCTCACTCTTAACCTCTGGGTCCTTCAGAAACTCGAAGCTTTTTCCCCAGAACCTCagggaagctcagctcagtgacTCTAGTGGAAATTTTCATGCTACAGCCCTCAGCTGACTTCTTCTGTGTTAGAAAGGTGTCACAGCATTAACTGGCAAAGCAACCTAGAGCTGAAACAAAACCTCCTGGCAAAATCCCATCTGACTGGTTCCTCTGGTTTTGCTGCTAAGCGCAAGCTGCCCTGCAGGAGGAAGGCCAGGGCGGCAGGCTTTCTGGGGTCCACTCTGACTCTGTTCTCAAGCTTCGTTTTGTCCACGTCTCTGGAATCTTAGAGACAGGCATACCTGCTTCAGATTCTTCAGAAAGAAAGATGAGCCCAGAAAAGGATTTACAGTGAAAGAATTCAACTCCCACATGAAATTTCAGCATGATGTTTTCTCCCAAGGGATCTATCTATTGTTTAACCAAACAATATCATGACCAGCCCAAACAGCAAAGCCATGGTTCTTCACAGCCTTGCAGAGGAAAATGAGATACCCCCCAAAATTTTCTGCCGGGGTAACACCCCAAAGTAGAGTGACAAGGACTGGCACAGAAAGAAACTTATTATGGAGCCAGCTCCGGGCATCACACGGTGGTCAGCATTGTGGCCACTTCTGCCTACAATCCCTATGCCAACTCCGCAGGACACAGCTAGAGGGGAGTCAGCCAGGACCCTTGAGCGCCCATGAGACAGGCCTACCCACTGCACCCATGGGCTGCCAACCACCCCCTGCTCCTCCATAGGCTGGTGCTAAGTGTCACTTAGCAGGGAGCCAAGAAGAGCAACCATGGGTGAGCAAGCTTCTCAGAATTCGCATAACAAAGGCACGGATGGTAACACTCACTGATGAGGCACGCTGCcggatgaaagaaaaaagaaaaagcctacaTTCTCACCGCTTGAGAAAACTTATTCTCTTCTTCAAAACTGTATTCAAAGACACAGTTCATCCACTGCCATCCATGGGGCCACTCATTCGGAAAAGATTAATCATTAACCACTGTGTACATGAGCCACAGTCAGACAGAGACGACCGGGTTTGAGCCAGGAAGCAATTttcctgatgggaagagtcacCAGCTCTGGAAGCTGGCCGGGCCCTTTCAGGCTTCTGAGGCCAAGCGTGGGCCTGGGGAGGATCCACAGACCCCCTTCAGCTCAGGTACCAGGGCCACTTGGCAGAGCCAGAGCTCTATCTCAGCGACAGCACCTCCTTGGAGACGTACCTGCGGCTCTCTGAAAGGCATCCACCGTGCTCTCCAGCCCAGCTTCTGTCTGTCGATTGCACCGGGTGCCAATCTGTGTATAGAGGGCTCCGACGTTAAACAGGATGCTGGCCTTCTCCAGCAGCAAGTTCTGTTGGCTGACCGGAACCCCGGTGAGGGAGTCATACCTATGTAAAAGAAACATCTTTTAAGAATATGGATCCCTTGGCTAGTGAGTGCTGTTTGGGGGTAAAAATGGACAAAACTTATTTCTTGAATAAAACTCAAAGATGCACATGCAATGAGGCTTTTATCTCAAGCAAGACAATGGGCCTGCTCATACTGTTAAGACGCCCACAAGCACAAACAGAAACGGGGCTGCTTCTCAATCAGGATGTCCTTCCGTGGGTGAATGGACACACAAACTGTGGTACAGCCATACAGTGGAAAACTAcgcaacacttaaaaaaaaaaaaagaaatgaactatgaAGGCATAAAAAGACACAAGAAACCTTAAGTGCATGTGACTAAGTGAGAGAAGCCAATCCAGAAAGGCTacctactgtatgattccaactatatgacattctggaaaagacaagacAGTAGAGACAAAAagaatcagtggttgccagggctggGGAGTGCCAAGGGGTGGGGATGCCTAGGGGGAGCGCAGAAGACTGCAGGGTAATGGAACCGCTCTGTGTGATGCTATAACGGGGATGCATGtcattgctgtttagtcgctaagtgacatctgactcttttgcgaccccatggcctgtagcctgataggctcctctatccatgggatttcccaggggagaatactagagtgggttgtcatttccttctccaggggatcttcccaacctggggatcgaacccaagtgtcctacattggcaggggaattctttaccaccgagccatccgggaagcccaCATGTCATTGatcatttgtccaaacccatggaACGTATACCACGGACAGGAACTGTAAACAGTGGGTGCTGGGTGATGGGCAGCCACTGTAAGTACATCAACTGTAACAAATGTAACGCTCTGGTGGCGGATGTTGACGGTGGAGGAGGTGCTGGGTGTGCAGGAGCAGCGGGTGTTTGAGAACTCTCTGCACCTTCCTTTCAATTTTACTATGAAcctgaaactgctctaaaaaataaaatgtatttaaaaaaataataaggctGCTCCTACATGAAATGTAGCAATTACTAACCCCTCataattcttcctaaggccttAAAGACTCAAGATATGTTTTAAAGTTCATACATTGACCAGGGTATAGATATGGAGCTTCTCCCTAGTTCAGCACTAAGAAGTCACATTTGGAGTTTTCACTCATGTGCAGGCAGCTAACACACCTTTAGGAAACGTCATCTGCCCTTCCTTTCAAAAGCAAGCATCAAGAGCCATCTGCTGTGGTGAAATTTAACTCTGAATATGCTTCTCAGCTGCTACGATTTACTTTCATTTCACATACTCCTTGGGCTTCCGTGgcggctcagatagtaaagaattcacctgtaatgccctgggtcaggaagatcccctggagaaaggaatagctactcactccagtattcttgcctgggaaatctcatggacagaggagactggcggactacagtccgtagggtcacaaagaatcagacaagactgggtgactaagcatgcacatacTCCTAAGCAACTCAGAGAAGAGGTATAGCACCTCCGAGACATTTCGACAGCACTAATCATCAAAAGTACCAACTCTGGGGAAGAATCAAAGATTCTGCTTCAGTTTTTAATAGCTCTGATCTACTTCTGTTTGCTGCCCTGGTCATTGGGAGAAAACTTGATTCCCACCTGGAACAAGAATCTTGCTTCTTGTCAGTTGTACCTCAGAGCCTTGGGGTTTCCCTCACGATAAAATgaacacacatataaacacacacatgcctcctctacacacacacacaaatgcctcCTCTCCTCGGCTCACTTGCTCTGAGAGGCAAGACTCCACTGTCTGTCGGAGCCCTCTCCCTGTGGATCCCCTTCATAAACAAACACCCGTTTATCCACACATCTCCAGgctctcctctgttcatgggacaaCTGGAAGGAGAGGGCTGCAGTGCAGAGGAGCCTCGTGTGGGGCTGAGGCTCCCTAGTGTGGCTGGAGATAGAAAGCCCCAGCTCAGGCACCTACCAGGTAAACAGGATCCCCATCTGTCGGGTGGGCGGGAAGAATCGGCTCTCCACAAACCCCAGCTGCATGAAGTAACTCATCAGCAGCTCTACTCCCGCCTCATTTCGGCTGGGCGTCCGACAGGCCTGAAAGGACAGGAACCACCGCAGGGTGAGTGGGTGAACAGAGAGCAGACGGACGGGCCAGGAAGATGCTCACACACAGTTTCTCTGGAGCCTGGGCCCAGCTGCTGGTATCATGAACTCTAGGAGAGCTGGGAGGAACTCATGAGTCCTGGAACCCAGCCCCAGACATGCATGTCTGTCTCCTCTGTGGTCTTCTTTCGTGGCAAGAAGATGAATGGATGTTTCCGACAGCCCCTCCCTAACACCCCCGACCACCACTGATTCTACAAGACTTCAAGTGCAACAATGGGATCATCAGAAGACTGGACAACCTCTAATCATAGCCAGTCTCCTCTCCATCCCGCTGCACATGGAAACGTACTTGTCTGAGATCCATGAGATCTGCTATTTCATCTTCGTAGAGGTAGCTATCTTCACTGTAATGTTCCAGAATAAAATCCTACAAGAAAAAGGAGATACTGTAAGGTGTGACTCAAAACCAGAAACAGGTAAAATAGTAATATCTAAGGT
This genomic interval carries:
- the RHPN2 gene encoding rhophilin-2, encoding MTDALLPAVPQPLEKEGNCYFRKGCNPLAQTGRSKLQNQRAALNQQILKAMRMRTGAENLLKAATNQKVREQVRLELSFLNSDLQMLKEELEGLNISVGVYQNTEEAFTIPLIPLGLKETKDVDFSVALKDFILEHYSEDSYLYEDEIADLMDLRQACRTPSRNEAGVELLMSYFMQLGFVESRFFPPTRQMGILFTWYDSLTGVPVSQQNLLLEKASILFNVGALYTQIGTRCNRQTEAGLESTVDAFQRAAGVLNYLKETFTHTPSYDMSPAMLSVLVKMMLAQAQESTFEKVCLPGLQNEFFLLVKVAQEAAKVGEVYRQLHTAMNQEPVKENIPYSWASLACVKAHHYEALAHYFTATLLIDHQLKPGEDEDHQEKCLSQLYSHMPEGLTPLATLKNVHQRQLLGKSHLCRAVTHHEESMREASLCKKLRNIEVLQEVLSAAHQRSQLKYTQLREDDDLLNLTDAPDIVSKTEREVEIILPQFSKVTVTDFFQKLGPLSVFSANKRWTAPRSIHFTAEEGDLGFTLRGNSPVQVHFLDPYCSAAAAGTKEGDYIVSIQDVDCKWLTLSEVMKMLKSFGQDDIEMKVVSLLDATSSMHSKCATYSVGMQKTYSMICLGIDVDDKTDKTKKVSKKLSFLSWGTNKNRQKSASTLCLPSVGVTMPPVKKKLSSPFSLLNTDSSLY